A region of Ictidomys tridecemlineatus isolate mIctTri1 chromosome 4, mIctTri1.hap1, whole genome shotgun sequence DNA encodes the following proteins:
- the Or8d4 gene encoding olfactory receptor 8D4: MGIRNHSVVTEFLLLGLTEQPELQLPLFCLFLGIYIVTTVGNLGMIMIIRLNSQLHTPMYYFLSRLSFLDFCYSSVTIPKMLAGFLHRDKSISYSGCMTQLFFFCIFVISECYMLAAMAYDRYVAICDPLLYNVIMSPRVCSLLVAAVFSVGFTDAVIHGGCILRLSFCGSNIIRHYFCDIVPLIKLSCSSTYIDELLIFIIGGFNMVATSVTIVISYAFILTSILRIHSKEGRSKAFSTCSSHLTAVLIFYGSLMSMYLKPASSSSFIQEKVSSVFYTTVIPMLNPLIYSLRNKEVKAALTKLLRKKISS; encoded by the coding sequence ATGGGTATAAGAAACCATTCCGTGGTGACTGAGTTTCTTCTTTTAGGATTGACTGAACAACCAGAGCTTCAGCTGCCCCTTTTCTGCCTCTTTTTAGGGATTTATATAGTTACCACGGTAGGAAATCTTGGCATGATCATGATAATTAGGTTGAATTCTCAACTTCACACTCCCATGTACTATTTTCTCAGTCGTTTGTCTTTTTTAGATTTCTGCTATTCTTCTGTCACTATCCCCAAAATGCTGGCAGGGTTTTTACACAGGGATAAATCCATCTCCTATTCTGGATGCATGACTCAActgttttttttctgcatttttgtcATTTCTGAGTGCTACATGTTGGCAGCCATGGCCTAtgatcgctatgtggccatctgcgaCCCGCTGCTCTACAATGTCATCATGTCCCCTCGGGTCTGTTCTCTGCTTGTGGCTGCTGTCTTCTCAGTAGGCTTCACTGATGCTGTGATTCATGGAGGTTGTATATTAAGGTTGTCTTTCTGTGGATCAAACATTATTCGACATTATTTCTGTGACATCGTTCCTCTTATTAAACTCTCCTGTTCTAGCACTTATATTGatgagcttttaatttttatcattggtGGATTTAACATGGTAGCCACAAGTGTGACAATCGTCATTTCATATGCTTTTATTCTCACCAGCATCCTCCGCATCCACTCTAAAGAGGGCAGGTCCAAAGCCTTTAGCACCTGCAGCTCCCACCTGACTGCCGTTCTTATATTTTATGGGTCTCTCATGTCTATGTATCTCAAACCTGCTTCCAGCAGTTCATTCATACAGGAGAAAGTGTCCTCAGTATTTTACACCACAGTGATTCCCATGTTGAACCCCCTGATATATAGTCTGAGGAACAAGGAAGTGAAAGCCGCACTAACGaaacttttaagaaagaaaatatcttcaTAA